Proteins from one Cryptomeria japonica chromosome 4, Sugi_1.0, whole genome shotgun sequence genomic window:
- the LOC131034397 gene encoding uncharacterized protein LOC131034397 yields the protein MAKFLECILCLFKPDSGGGEDVEVKASPTLDELKTHFQKATIDDLIDGIKELLEINKGLKTKHDNPSTSSESASTKEKPLFKLIGGKILKIFNKRMEKMAGKVDLFQSDGEVPQVVSEILEQVGKAHWTVAGLSMIGYLLSKKGKMLKNQGECLELLQHMFELASHIKNVKHLLQQEAEMPRKALDLIAKGSMICASQLKSKKFFRLK from the exons ATGGCCAAGTTCTTGGAATGTATTCTGTGTTTATTTAAGCCCGACTCCGGTGGCGGTGAAGACGTGGAGGTGAAGGCATCGCCTACATTGGATGAGTTGAAGACCCACTTTCAAAAAGCAACCATCGATGATTTGATCGACGGCATCAAAGAGCTCTTGGAAATAAATAAGGGTCTAAAG ACCAAACATGATAATCCAAGCACGAGTTCTGAATCGGCATCCACCAAAGAGAAGCCGCTGTTTAAATTAATCGGTGGGaagattttgaaaattttcaacaaACGTATGGAGAAAATGGCTGGAAAG GTAGATCTGTTTCAATCTGATGGCGAAGTACCACAGGTTGTATCAGAGATATTAGAACAAGTTGGAAAAGCTCACTGGACAGTAGCAGGGCTGTCCATGATAGGATATTTGCTATCAAAGAAAGGGAAAATGTTAAAAAATCAGGGTGAATGTTTAGAGCTTTTGCAACATATGTTTGAGCTTGCTAGCCATATTAAAAATGTAAAACACCTGCTCCAACAGGAAGCGGAGATGCCAAGAAAAGCACTTGATTTGATCGCTAAGGGATCCATGATCTGCGCTTCACAGCTTAAATCTAAAAAGTTTTTCAGGTTAAAATAA